The Candidatus Eisenbacteria bacterium genome includes the window GTGTTCGAGATCACGCGCCAGGTCTCGTCGGACATCTCCATCCTCACGAGAACGTAGCTCGGGAAGAACTTCCGATCCGTGATCGTCTTCTTCCCGTTTCTCATTTCCGCCACCTTCTCGGTCGGAACGAGAACCCGCGGAACCTGCTCCTGCAATCCGGCCTGCTTCACCGCTCGTTCAATGTTGCTCGCGGCTTTCTCCTCGTGGCCCGCGCTCGTGTGGACGACGTACCAGCGCAAGCGGTCCTCTTCCTCGCCCTCCTCGCGATCGCCCTCTTCGGCGTGCGGCTTCTCCGAACGATCGCCGGAAGCGGCCGCGCTCTCGACGCTCTCCTCCGAGACCGTCTCATCGGACGGAGGACGGACCTCGGCGCTCTCCACGGCCGCTTCGTCCGGGGAGTGCGCGCTCTCGTCGGTCGGCGGAGTCTCCGGAGTCGTTCCCGGGGCGCCCGCGCTTTCTTCCCTCACCTCTTCTCCCATGACCTTCCTCGACACGAGAGGACCTTATCGCAACACGAGCCGGACTAGTCGAAGGAGCCCGGCGTCCACGACCCCGATGAAGACGGAAATGAGAATGACCGCGACGATCACCACTCCCGTCGAACCTTTGAGCTCCTCCCAACTGGGCCACGCGACCTTCTGGAGCTCGATCCATACCTCGCGCAGAAACCGGATCAGTCGTTGGACGACCCCGGTGGACTCCTCATTCATCCTTCGATCCCCTTCGGTTCGCGGAGAAGAGGGCCGCAGGTGTGGCAGGGATCGAACCCGCAACCCCCGGTTTTGGAGACCGGTGCTCTACCAATTGAGCTACACACCTGTGCGCTCTCCTTGGACCTTCCAGACGGGAGAGCGGCGCGCTCCCCCCTTCGTCCTTCGTCTCGGCCCGCGAGCGGGCCGTCGCTTCCGCTACTCGATGACCTCCGCGATCACGCCCGCGCCCACGGTGCGCCCGCCCTCGCGGATCGCGAAACGGAGCGCCTTCTCCATGGCGATCGGCGTGTGCAGCTCGACGTTGATCTCGACGTTGTCTCCGGGCATGACCATCTCGCGGCCTTCCGGAAGCCGCGCGGTGCCGGTCACATCGGTCGTCCGGAAGTAGAACTGCGGGCGGTAGCCGTCAAAGAACGGCGTGTGCCGGCCGCCTTCATCTTTCTTCAAGATGTAAACCTCGCCGCGGAACTTGGTGTGCGGCGTGACCGATCCGGGAGCCGCGATCACCATTCCGCGCTCGAGCTCTTCCTTCTCGACCCCGCGGAGAAGGAGGCCGATGTTGTCCCCGGCCTGCGCATCGTCGAGCAGCTTGCGGAACATCTCGACGCCCGTCACGACCGTGTCCTTGGTCTCCTTGATGCCGATGCGCTGCACTTTATCGCCGACTTTCACGCGGCCCCTCTCGACTCGGCCGGTTCCAACCGTTCCGCGGCCCGTGATGCTGAACACGTCCTCAATCGGCATGAGGAACGGCTTGTCGACGTCGCGCACCGGATCGGGAATGAACGTGTCGATGGCGTCCATCAGCTCCTGGATGCACTTCGTCGCGGCTGGATCCTCGGGGCTGTTCATCGCGAGCAGCGCGGAGCCCCGGATGACGGGAGTCGCATCGCCCGGGAACTCGTACTTGCTGAGCAGCTCGCGCACCTCGAGCTCGACGAGGTCGAGAAGCTCCGGATCGTCCACCGTATCGACCTTGTTCAGGAAGACGACGATGTAGGGCACGTTTACCTGGCGCGCGAGGAGCACGTGCTCGCGCGTCTGCGGCATCGGGCCGTCCGCCGCGTCGACGACGAGAATCGCGCCGTCCATCTGCGCCGCGCCGGTGACCATGTTCTTCACGTAGTCCGCGTGGCCGGGGCAGTCGACGTGCGCGTAGTGCCGCTTCACGGTCTGGTACTCCACGTGCGCGGTTGCGATGGTCAGAATCTTCGTCGCATCGCGGCGCCCGTGCGCTTCCGAAGCTTTCGCCACCTGATCATAGGTGATCGCGTCGGCCAGCTTCTTCAGCGCCTGCACCTTGGTGATCGCCGAAGTGAGCGTGGTCTTTCCGTGGTCGACGTGGCCGATCGTCCCCACGTTCACATGCGGCTTCGTTCGTTCGAATTTCTCCTTCGCCATCTGTTTCGCTCCTTCTAGCCAACACGGGCGGCGAGGTGCGGGTCCACGGAGAGAGGTGGAGCCCACGACCAGAATTGAACTGGTGACCTATTGCTTACCATGCAATTGCTCTACCGACTGAGCTACGTGGGCTTCCCGCGTTACCGCAAGACCGCCTTTTCTCTCGCTCCTCCGTCGACGTCCGGACCGCGTCGCCGGCCGACACTTCTGGAGCGGGAAACGGGATTCGAACCCGCGACCCTCAGCTTGGAAGGCTGATGCTCTAGCCAGCTGAGCTATTCCCGCACAATCCGAGCGACCTCGGTTGTCTCGCGCGGATCGACTTCGGTCTCTCCTCCAGGGCGTTCCCGACACCGCGTCGTCCGGGACGCAGTCGGGCTGCGCGCGCCCGTCATCTCATCCGCCGTCGCGCCGCAAGACCCGAGAAAATCCTCTATCCATAAAGAATGGGGAGGGGAGGATTCGAACCTCCGAAGGCTTCGCCGACAGATTTACAGTCTGTTCCCTTTGACCGCTCGGGAACCTCCCCACGTCCTGACTCTTTCTTCTCCGCCGCTTGCTAACCGGCTCGACAATCTCCGCGCTCATCTTTGGAGCTGGCGAGAGGAATCGAACCCCCAACCACCTCATTACAAATGAGACGCTCTACCAATTGAGCTACGCCAGCAGTTGAACCTCGACAGGAGATGCACCTGCAAAGACAGAACTTACAAGCTACCACCCGCGCCCGAGGGTGTCAATGAAAATACAACGGCTTTCGTTCTTTTTCATCTTTCGCCCCGCCGGGGAGACGGGGATCCGGCGAACGAAACCCGTCACCGCTCCCGGACCGCCTTGCCATGATACCGGTCCCTCTGCCATAGTCAAAGAGCTTTTCCACCCGCGTCCCCGCGAGGCGAGGGGTCTCGCCGCGCGCGAGGCCTTCTTGGGAGGGGCTAACCTCTTGAATGAAATCGGGATGCGGGCGCGAGCCTTTGGTATGGGGCACCGCCGCTTTCTTCTCGTCCTCTTCACGGCCGCCCTGCTTCCGCGCCTCCTATTTCTTTCCGAGGCAACGAGTTCCCCTCTCTTCGACCACCTCTATCTGGATGCCAAGTCGTACGACGAATGGGGGCGGGAGATCGCGTCCGGGAAGTGGCTCCGCAACGAGCCGTTCCACATGGCCCCGCTCTATCCCTACCTGCTCGGCAGCCTCTTCCAGCTCGTCGGGCATAACTTATTGATTGTGCGTCTGATCCAGCATTTCGTCGGGGCGGCCTCCGCCGTGCTGGTCTTCCTCGTGGCGAGGCGCCTTCTCGGCCGGGCGACCTCGGTTGTCGCGTACGTTCTCGCTCTCGGATACGTTCCCTTCATCTATTTTGAAGGACAGGTGCTCGCTTCCTCCCTCGGGGTCTTCCTCGGCCTTCTCAGCCTTCATCTTCTCTTGAGATCCCTCGAGAGGGAAGGGAAGGGCCTCTTCCCCGCCGGGCTCGTCCTCGGGATCGGGGCGGTCGCTCGCCCCAACCTTTTGTTTTTTATGCCGTTTGCGCTTCTCTGGGTTCTCGCCGCGGAGAAGGCGAGTCGCGCGCGCCTCCCGCTCTTCCTGGCCGGGTTCGCGCTCGCCCTCCTCCCCTCCACACTCCACAACTATCGCGCTTCCAAGGAGATCATCCCGATCTCCTCCCACGGGGGGGTCAGCTTCTATCTCGGCAACAACCCCTACACGCGCGGGGTCTATGTCCCGCCCCCCGAGTTCGGGGGAACTCCCGAGGCGATCGACATCTACGATTCCAGGCGGCTCGCGGAGAAAGATCTCGGGCGAAGGCTCTCGGCTTCCGAGATCTCTTCTTATTGGTATGCGAAGAGCTTCGATTTCATCCGGGAGAACCCGGGGCGTTTCTTCGGCCTCCTCGCGCGAAAAATCGCTCTCTATATGAATGCGTACGAAATCCCGCTCGACGTGAACTACGAGTTCGACCGCAGGCTGTACGCGGTCCTTCGCGCGGGACCATTCCCCTTCGGGCTTCTCCTCCCGCTCGCGATCGTGGGCGCCCTCTCAATTCCCCGCGACCGAAGGCGGGCGTATCTTCTCGTCCTCTTCGTCCTCGCGAACGCCGCCTCCGTCATCGCGTTCTTCGTGTGCGCGCGCTACCGCCAAACCGCGGTCCCCGCGCTCGCGATCCTCGCCGCGATCGCGATCGCGCGGCTCGCACGCGATGCGCGCGCCGCCCGATGGCGTTCGTTCGCCGGCGTCGCGGCGGCGGCGGCTCTCCTCGCGATCCCGATCCACCTCAACCTCTACGAAGGACGCGGGACGAGCGAGGTTCGCTCCACGGTCATCCTCGGCAGGGCCTACGCCGAGGCCGGGGACCGACAGCGCGCTGAGGACCTCTTCCGCGAGGCGCTTCGCCTCGCTCCCGGCCACGTCGACGCCGGCATGAACCTTGGGCTTCTCCACTATCGAGCCGGGCGCTTCGAGGAGGCCGCGGAGGCGTTCCGAGGCGCGGCCGAGGCCATGCCCGCTTTCGCCGGAGCGTGGAATAACCTCGGGAACGCGCTCCGCGAGGCGGGCCGACCGGACGTGGCGGTCGACGCGATCCGCGAGGCGACCCGCGC containing:
- the nusG gene encoding transcription termination/antitermination factor NusG; the protein is MGEEVREESAGAPGTTPETPPTDESAHSPDEAAVESAEVRPPSDETVSEESVESAAASGDRSEKPHAEEGDREEGEEEDRLRWYVVHTSAGHEEKAASNIERAVKQAGLQEQVPRVLVPTEKVAEMRNGKKTITDRKFFPSYVLVRMEMSDETWRVISNTPGVTRFVGVGAKPQPISDEEIERILGRVEGTKEKPTPTIPYHVGEHVKVTDGPFTEFTGVVDEIQPDRGKLKVMVSIFGRPVPVELDFLQVKSL
- the secE gene encoding preprotein translocase subunit SecE; this translates as MNEESTGVVQRLIRFLREVWIELQKVAWPSWEELKGSTGVVIVAVILISVFIGVVDAGLLRLVRLVLR
- the tuf gene encoding elongation factor Tu; this translates as MAKEKFERTKPHVNVGTIGHVDHGKTTLTSAITKVQALKKLADAITYDQVAKASEAHGRRDATKILTIATAHVEYQTVKRHYAHVDCPGHADYVKNMVTGAAQMDGAILVVDAADGPMPQTREHVLLARQVNVPYIVVFLNKVDTVDDPELLDLVELEVRELLSKYEFPGDATPVIRGSALLAMNSPEDPAATKCIQELMDAIDTFIPDPVRDVDKPFLMPIEDVFSITGRGTVGTGRVERGRVKVGDKVQRIGIKETKDTVVTGVEMFRKLLDDAQAGDNIGLLLRGVEKEELERGMVIAAPGSVTPHTKFRGEVYILKKDEGGRHTPFFDGYRPQFYFRTTDVTGTARLPEGREMVMPGDNVEINVELHTPIAMEKALRFAIREGGRTVGAGVIAEVIE
- a CDS encoding tetratricopeptide repeat protein, with product MNEIGMRARAFGMGHRRFLLVLFTAALLPRLLFLSEATSSPLFDHLYLDAKSYDEWGREIASGKWLRNEPFHMAPLYPYLLGSLFQLVGHNLLIVRLIQHFVGAASAVLVFLVARRLLGRATSVVAYVLALGYVPFIYFEGQVLASSLGVFLGLLSLHLLLRSLEREGKGLFPAGLVLGIGAVARPNLLFFMPFALLWVLAAEKASRARLPLFLAGFALALLPSTLHNYRASKEIIPISSHGGVSFYLGNNPYTRGVYVPPPEFGGTPEAIDIYDSRRLAEKDLGRRLSASEISSYWYAKSFDFIRENPGRFFGLLARKIALYMNAYEIPLDVNYEFDRRLYAVLRAGPFPFGLLLPLAIVGALSIPRDRRRAYLLVLFVLANAASVIAFFVCARYRQTAVPALAILAAIAIARLARDARAARWRSFAGVAAAAALLAIPIHLNLYEGRGTSEVRSTVILGRAYAEAGDRQRAEDLFREALRLAPGHVDAGMNLGLLHYRAGRFEEAAEAFRGAAEAMPAFAGAWNNLGNALREAGRPDVAVDAIREATRADTSYAGAFNNLAYTLALVGREDEAEEAYLRAIRLDPASIHARANLADLQFRRGKIPEAARTTEEAARALPGLPAAAWKNDRIARAAELSLAARDAAARGESQAALHAIAEALAIDGAPVREWAARDPLVRPFLEQALAREPGGREGRGR